The sequence AAAAGGAGAGAAAGTGAAACACACAATAGCATCGCTCAAAGAGAAGGCCATTGCCGCACGGGGTTTGAAAGAGAAAGAGGTGCACCAGCTCTGCGAGTTAGGTAAGAATAGTATCTTCGGTGTGCTGGCAGCAGCTTCGGAGATCAGGGAACATTTTAAGGGGAAGACGATCACTCTCTGCGCGATCATCAATGCAAAATCGGGCCGCTGCCCGGAGAATTGCGCTTTCTGCGCCCAGTCTGCACATCATCGCACTGATGCGCCGGTCTATCCCCTTGTCTCAAAAGATGAGATGGTTGAGAGCGCAAGGAAAGCAAGGGAAGATGGCGCTCATATGTTTGGTATTGTCACAAGTGGTACAGAGATTGGAAATGAGAAAGAATGGAGCCAGATTACGGCAGCGGTGAACGAGATAAAAAGCTCGGGCATCAAACCCTGTGCATCCCTCGGTATGTTGAATGAGCAGCAAGCCCGCGCGTTGAAGCGAGCAGGCCTCTACCGGTACCATCACAACCTCGAGACGTCGAGGAGTTTCTTTCACCGTATCTGTTCGACCCATGAATACGAAGAGGACGTCAAGACAGTAAAGGTGGCCAAAGAAGCAGGGTTGTCCGTCTGTTCTGGTGGTATAATCGGATTGGGGGAACAGATGGAGCACCGCATAGAACTCGCACTCACTCTGAAAGAGCTGGATGTCGATTCAGTTCCAGTGAACATCCTCAATCCCATTCAAGGTACGCCGCTTGAAAAAACGGCAGCCTTACATCCACTGGAAATATTGATGACCCTGGCGCTCTTCAGATTCATCCTGCCGGACAAAGAGATCAAGCTGTGCGGTGGAAAGGAAAAAAGCCTGAGGCAGTTACTCCCCCTGTGCCTTGTAGCCGGCTGCAACTCGCTCATGACCGGCAACTATCTCACAACCACGGGGCGTGACACGCAGCTGGATATGGAAATGATCCGGGATCTCGGCCTCATCCCTGGTGTCTCACAGCAGTGACCATGAGTAAGCTCTGCCCTCCTTCAGACATCAAGCTGCCCTTGAGCATTCTGCCCCGCCAGCGCATCGGCGCAATCCTGACCGTTCAGGTAGGTGATGCAGAATATCGTGCCAGGATCACCGACATAGTGGACGGCATAGCTACTCTGCGGCCATTCGAAGAGTTGTCACCTCCCAGCGAGTCCAACATCAGCATCACGCTTATCCAGGCACTTCCAAAAAAAGAAAAGATGGAGTTGATCATCCAGAAGGCTACAGAGCTGGGCGTCTCCATCATACGTCCCTGTGTATCGGCAAGAAGCATCACGCTCTCCGAACGAGTGCAACACCAGGACAAGACTCATCGGTGGGCCGCCATCGCTGCTAAAGCTGCAGAACAGTCGAGAAGGAGAGTGATACCTCGCATCGAGCAATGCACCGATCTGGCTGCTGCGCTGAACGCAGCGTCAGAAGCCGAACTGAAGCTGATGCTCTACGAGAAAGAGGCACTATATACTCTACACGGCCTCGTGGATAAGCACGTCGGAAGCATCACGATTGTGGCAGGTCCTGAGGGCGGATTTACCCGGGAAGAAGCAGCCCTCGCTCGCACATATGGCTACACACCGGTCAGGCTAGGCGGCAGAATTCTCCGATGTGAAACCGCAAGCATCGCAGCCATATCAATCATCCAGTTTGTGTGGGGAGACCTTTGAAAACAGGCCCAAGGAACAAGGCTAATGGCTCAAAGAAAACCCGACTAGACGGCACCCGAATCTCTCAGCGCGTGGCTTGCTCCTCTGTCCTTGCACCTTGTGCCTCAATCCTTTAACCTAGGCGGCTCTGCCGCCTTATTCTTCGCTTATTTTTCGAATGCCGCAGTAATAGCAGCAGGAGTCACTCATGAAGTTGTTATCAAATACCCTTACCTTGCCATCCTTGAAGCTGATCCTGACATAGCAGAAGCCGCCAGGCACCTCGGATCGTCTTTCCTCCACCACCACACCCGCACCCCAGCGCCTTTCCTTCTTGTGGAAAACCTCATCACCTACTTTCAAATAGAGCGAATACTCCCTACGCATGCCAGCATTGTATATCACCTGACATGTCTTTTCAAGGAGCCGCTCGCGTGCGGAATCAGCCCAGTTCTACCGGCTCTGA comes from Syntrophorhabdales bacterium and encodes:
- the bioB gene encoding biotin synthase BioB — protein: MKHTIASLKEKAIAARGLKEKEVHQLCELGKNSIFGVLAAASEIREHFKGKTITLCAIINAKSGRCPENCAFCAQSAHHRTDAPVYPLVSKDEMVESARKAREDGAHMFGIVTSGTEIGNEKEWSQITAAVNEIKSSGIKPCASLGMLNEQQARALKRAGLYRYHHNLETSRSFFHRICSTHEYEEDVKTVKVAKEAGLSVCSGGIIGLGEQMEHRIELALTLKELDVDSVPVNILNPIQGTPLEKTAALHPLEILMTLALFRFILPDKEIKLCGGKEKSLRQLLPLCLVAGCNSLMTGNYLTTTGRDTQLDMEMIRDLGLIPGVSQQ
- a CDS encoding RsmE family RNA methyltransferase — encoded protein: MSKLCPPSDIKLPLSILPRQRIGAILTVQVGDAEYRARITDIVDGIATLRPFEELSPPSESNISITLIQALPKKEKMELIIQKATELGVSIIRPCVSARSITLSERVQHQDKTHRWAAIAAKAAEQSRRRVIPRIEQCTDLAAALNAASEAELKLMLYEKEALYTLHGLVDKHVGSITIVAGPEGGFTREEAALARTYGYTPVRLGGRILRCETASIAAISIIQFVWGDL